The Carnobacterium mobile DSM 4848 genome includes a window with the following:
- a CDS encoding ABC transporter permease, translated as MNLEISNTSLLLATGLVLVALGVVYKEKLDLGKDILWGVFRAVVQLFAVGYVLGYVFKLDNTIVTLAMSLVIVFNASYNAAKRSQGIPGAFKTSFIAILTATALTLVILLFSGSIAFSPSQVVPISGMIASNSMIAIGICYRNLNSKFTDQRQQILEKLALGADLKQASISIVRDSIKAGMSPTIDSAKTLGLVSLPGMMSGLMFAGVDPTQAIKYQIMVTFMLLSTTSIASVIASYRAYKGFYNERKQLIG; from the coding sequence ATGAATTTAGAAATCAGCAACACTTCATTGTTACTTGCAACAGGATTAGTGTTGGTTGCACTAGGAGTTGTTTACAAAGAAAAGCTTGATTTAGGAAAAGATATTCTATGGGGCGTTTTTCGCGCTGTCGTCCAATTATTTGCAGTCGGTTACGTACTTGGATATGTGTTCAAGTTGGACAACACCATAGTCACGCTGGCCATGTCATTGGTTATTGTTTTTAATGCTTCCTACAATGCTGCTAAAAGAAGTCAAGGGATTCCGGGAGCGTTTAAAACATCTTTTATTGCAATTTTAACTGCGACTGCGTTGACATTGGTCATCCTGTTATTTTCAGGCTCCATAGCATTCAGCCCTTCTCAAGTCGTTCCGATATCCGGAATGATTGCCAGCAACTCAATGATTGCAATCGGAATTTGCTATCGAAATCTGAATAGTAAATTTACCGACCAGCGTCAGCAGATACTAGAAAAATTAGCACTGGGAGCGGACTTAAAACAAGCTTCCATTTCAATTGTCCGAGACAGTATTAAAGCGGGAATGTCCCCGACGATCGATTCAGCTAAGACGCTTGGCTTAGTCAGTTTGCCAGGGATGATGTCAGGGTTGATGTTTGCTGGAGTTGATCCGACACAAGCCATAAAATACCAAATCATGGTGACGTTTATGTTGCTATCAACAACCAGTATCGCTTCAGTTATAGCCAGCTATCGAGCCTACAAAGGTTTCTATAATGAACGAAAACAACTAATTGGTTAA
- a CDS encoding CapA family protein, producing MKKIGFLVAMLVLSGCENQSAESPRDVSSAAELALVSSSESSVEPEDPHDEEKRISFVGVGDNLIHNVIFEEAQLEDGSFDFKPMFEYVADPIETADLAFINQETLIGGDAFGFSGYPDFNTPSDMADNLKDLGFDLVNGASNHSLDKGKQGVLNTLEIWEQQEDMVFTGVFDSQEQRDAIPVIERDGLTFSFLAYTYGTNGIEPDASYRLNYFDKDLITQDVKKAKEVSDFVIVSAHWGDEHMLEPNAFQKEYAQLFADLEVDAVIGTHPHVIQPVEWVEGKNGHQTLVVYSLGNFLSAMSTGTENNILGGMISFDFVVKEEEKAIENVKWDATVMHYTGDQNDYAESRQNFKIYPLDDYTEELAQQHVLNGYQENQVSKASLQQTTDKVIDSEFLK from the coding sequence ATGAAAAAAATCGGTTTTTTAGTAGCAATGCTGGTATTAAGCGGATGCGAAAATCAATCTGCTGAAAGCCCCAGAGATGTTTCGTCAGCCGCAGAACTAGCACTAGTCTCATCAAGTGAGTCATCTGTTGAACCAGAAGACCCGCATGATGAAGAAAAAAGAATTTCATTTGTGGGAGTAGGAGACAACCTGATCCATAATGTGATTTTTGAAGAAGCTCAGTTAGAAGACGGTTCATTTGATTTTAAACCAATGTTTGAGTATGTAGCAGATCCTATCGAAACGGCAGATTTAGCTTTTATTAATCAGGAAACATTGATTGGCGGAGATGCATTTGGTTTTTCTGGTTATCCAGATTTCAACACGCCCAGCGATATGGCGGACAACTTAAAGGATTTAGGGTTTGATTTAGTGAATGGAGCTTCCAATCATTCATTGGATAAAGGCAAACAAGGCGTTTTGAACACTTTAGAAATATGGGAACAACAAGAAGACATGGTATTTACAGGGGTATTTGATTCCCAAGAGCAGCGCGATGCGATCCCAGTCATTGAAAGAGATGGACTAACTTTTTCTTTCTTGGCTTATACATATGGAACTAATGGTATTGAGCCGGATGCCTCTTATCGTTTAAACTATTTTGACAAAGACTTGATTACTCAAGATGTTAAAAAGGCAAAAGAAGTTAGTGATTTCGTTATTGTGTCAGCACATTGGGGAGATGAACATATGCTTGAACCAAATGCCTTTCAAAAAGAATATGCTCAGTTGTTTGCAGATCTAGAAGTGGATGCGGTGATTGGCACACACCCTCATGTGATTCAACCGGTTGAATGGGTAGAAGGGAAAAATGGCCATCAAACATTGGTCGTTTACTCTTTAGGAAATTTCCTGTCTGCTATGTCGACCGGAACTGAAAATAATATCTTAGGAGGAATGATTTCTTTTGATTTTGTGGTAAAAGAAGAAGAGAAAGCTATTGAAAATGTCAAATGGGATGCGACAGTGATGCATTATACAGGAGATCAGAATGATTACGCTGAATCAAGACAGAATTTTAAGATATACCCGTTGGATGATTATACAGAAGAACTTGCACAGCAGCACGTTCTTAATGGTTATCAAGAGAATCAAGTATCGAAAGCCTCTTTACAGCAGACAACAGATAAAGTCATTGATTCGGAATTTCTGAAATGA
- a CDS encoding NAD(P)/FAD-dependent oxidoreductase, whose protein sequence is MQNQPENEVQRTQQANQPYDYLIIGGGMVAAYAANGIREQDKMGTIGILSADVDAPYTRPALTKKLWTDEEFTEDQVSLNTEETGAEIELETVVTAINRDMHTVQLEDGTVIGYTKLLLATGSEPAKIDGPEDERAIFFRNWTDYRKLRELSGHNRHILVIGGGYIGAELAAGLVQNQTKVTLIYPDETLGSKQFPEEIAKEYEAAFQKAGVTLVNEKRATSYRKEDDKLVLTLDDGTELEGDAIVSGLGVSPRVSLAKESGLKVEDGVVVDEYLRTEDPDIYAAGDIAAYPDKILGKNRIEHVDHARNSGEAVGKAMAGSDEPYTHTPYFYSVVFGISWKAIGTLDPELDTLIDKVGDGKVVYYLKDNKPVGILLWNVKADLDDVRNILSNPPADSTALKGAIQEKEE, encoded by the coding sequence ATGCAGAACCAACCAGAAAATGAAGTTCAACGCACACAACAAGCTAACCAACCTTATGACTACTTGATTATCGGAGGTGGTATGGTTGCCGCCTATGCCGCAAATGGAATACGCGAACAGGATAAAATGGGTACTATCGGTATCCTTTCTGCTGATGTCGATGCTCCTTACACTCGACCTGCTTTAACGAAAAAATTATGGACAGATGAGGAGTTTACAGAAGACCAAGTTTCACTTAATACAGAAGAAACAGGTGCTGAAATTGAATTAGAAACTGTCGTAACAGCAATCAATCGAGATATGCATACCGTTCAATTAGAAGATGGCACGGTCATCGGCTATACTAAATTACTCTTGGCAACAGGTAGCGAACCGGCTAAGATCGACGGTCCTGAAGATGAACGCGCAATTTTCTTTAGAAACTGGACCGATTATCGAAAACTTCGTGAACTTTCTGGCCATAACCGTCATATTTTAGTCATTGGCGGCGGCTATATCGGAGCCGAATTAGCTGCTGGTTTGGTACAGAACCAAACAAAAGTCACGCTAATTTATCCTGATGAAACCCTTGGAAGCAAACAATTTCCTGAAGAAATCGCCAAAGAGTACGAAGCTGCTTTTCAAAAAGCCGGCGTCACACTTGTGAATGAAAAACGTGCTACATCCTATCGAAAAGAAGACGACAAATTGGTTTTAACGCTTGATGATGGTACAGAACTCGAAGGTGATGCAATCGTAAGCGGACTAGGTGTTTCTCCACGCGTTTCCTTAGCAAAAGAAAGCGGCTTGAAAGTAGAAGATGGTGTTGTTGTTGATGAATATCTGCGGACTGAAGATCCAGATATTTATGCAGCTGGAGATATCGCTGCTTATCCAGATAAAATTTTAGGCAAAAATCGAATCGAACACGTGGATCATGCACGAAATTCAGGAGAAGCTGTTGGAAAAGCGATGGCTGGGTCAGATGAACCGTATACACATACTCCTTACTTCTATTCTGTCGTGTTTGGTATCTCTTGGAAAGCTATCGGAACATTAGATCCAGAGCTAGACACATTGATCGATAAAGTCGGCGATGGAAAAGTTGTTTATTACCTTAAAGATAATAAACCGGTGGGTATCTTGCTTTGGAATGTTAAAGCCGATTTAGACGATGTCCGTAACATTCTTAGTAATCCGCCTGCTGATTCAACTGCATTAAAAGGTGCTATCCAAGAAAAAGAAGAATAA
- a CDS encoding SDR family NAD(P)-dependent oxidoreductase — translation MDLGIKGKVALVTGSSSGIGWETARVLLEEGATVILTGKKKEKLEQAAAKLGTNDNLFHYAADITSSQELRAMHDKITEEVGKIDILVQSAGITGAQGLFHEIDMAGWESTLEVDLLGPVRVVKEFLPDLRADGWGRLVLIASEDAVQPYDDELPYCCAKAGILAFAKGLSRTYAREGLLVNTVSPAFIETPMTDAMMDKRSKELNVSKDEAIQSFLDKKRPYMELKRRGQTEEVAAVIAFLCSDKASFVNGSNYRVDSGSVATI, via the coding sequence ATGGATTTAGGTATTAAGGGAAAAGTAGCTTTAGTTACTGGTTCAAGTTCGGGCATTGGTTGGGAAACGGCACGTGTTCTTTTAGAAGAAGGCGCCACAGTAATTCTTACGGGTAAAAAGAAAGAAAAGTTAGAACAAGCTGCAGCCAAACTGGGTACGAACGATAACCTTTTTCATTATGCTGCAGACATTACCAGCAGCCAAGAACTGAGAGCGATGCACGACAAAATTACGGAAGAAGTTGGAAAAATCGATATTTTGGTTCAATCCGCCGGCATTACCGGTGCACAAGGCCTTTTTCATGAAATTGACATGGCAGGCTGGGAATCGACACTCGAAGTAGATTTGCTCGGACCGGTTCGTGTGGTAAAAGAATTCTTGCCAGATTTAAGAGCAGACGGCTGGGGCAGACTAGTCTTAATAGCTTCTGAAGATGCTGTACAGCCTTATGACGATGAATTGCCTTATTGCTGTGCAAAAGCCGGAATCCTGGCCTTTGCAAAAGGACTTTCACGTACTTATGCTCGTGAAGGCTTACTGGTCAACACCGTTTCACCGGCTTTCATTGAGACACCAATGACTGATGCCATGATGGATAAACGGTCTAAAGAATTAAATGTATCAAAAGATGAAGCCATTCAATCGTTTCTTGATAAAAAAAGACCTTATATGGAACTCAAACGCCGCGGACAGACAGAAGAAGTGGCTGCCGTCATTGCCTTCCTTTGCTCTGATAAAGCTTCTTTTGTCAACGGTTCTAATTACCGCGTCGACTCTGGCTCCGTTGCTACTATTTAA
- a CDS encoding metallophosphoesterase, with the protein MFTDRRLTEAYKKARVEYFDEHSKYVIFSDVHRGDGSMSDEFTRNRNIYLHALKYYYKNDFTYIEAGDGDEMLEYSDFKYTKNAHREVFDLIKQFFDKKRLIRLYGNHDIFLRKQKFVEENYYTNYDEYNEVFFDFLKGLRPIEALVLRNLETGQEILTVHGHQGDAPNDQFAFFTMLSLKFFWRFLHGFGIRNPSSPIKNVSKRHKIEKNFNKWIKKNKMMLICGHTHRFKYPKDKELPYFNSGCCVYPTFITAIELTEGQVQLVRWSIKVNPDGGLTIEKEVMRGPEPIEEFDIR; encoded by the coding sequence GTGTTCACAGACAGACGGTTAACGGAAGCTTATAAAAAAGCCAGAGTTGAATATTTTGATGAACATTCAAAATATGTCATCTTTAGTGATGTCCATCGAGGAGATGGCAGTATGTCAGATGAATTTACACGAAATCGGAATATCTATCTTCATGCTTTGAAATACTATTATAAAAATGATTTTACTTATATTGAAGCGGGAGACGGAGATGAAATGTTAGAGTATTCAGATTTTAAATACACTAAAAATGCTCATCGCGAAGTATTTGATCTTATTAAACAATTTTTTGATAAAAAGCGTTTGATACGTTTGTATGGCAATCATGATATCTTTTTAAGAAAACAAAAATTTGTGGAAGAGAACTACTATACAAACTACGATGAATACAATGAAGTGTTTTTTGATTTTCTTAAAGGACTCAGACCAATTGAAGCATTAGTATTAAGAAACTTAGAAACGGGACAAGAAATTTTAACGGTACATGGTCACCAAGGAGATGCACCCAACGATCAATTTGCGTTTTTTACAATGCTTTCTCTAAAGTTTTTTTGGCGATTTCTCCATGGATTTGGCATAAGGAATCCGTCAAGTCCGATAAAAAATGTCTCTAAGCGACATAAAATTGAAAAGAATTTTAATAAGTGGATCAAAAAGAATAAGATGATGCTGATTTGCGGGCACACACATCGATTTAAGTACCCTAAAGACAAGGAACTTCCTTATTTCAATTCAGGCTGTTGTGTCTATCCAACTTTTATTACAGCAATTGAACTGACTGAAGGGCAAGTTCAATTAGTACGCTGGTCAATTAAAGTGAATCCAGATGGAGGACTGACTATTGAAAAAGAAGTAATGAGAGGCCCAGAACCCATTGAAGAATTTGATATCCGCTAA
- the pdhA gene encoding pyruvate dehydrogenase (acetyl-transferring) E1 component subunit alpha yields the protein MSKKNTKNFNLDHIVENYKKDFPFYQVLDKSGKVSNPELEPNLSDEELIELMRRIVWARAYDQRVTLLNRQGALGNYAPGGGQEASQVATQYALRDGDFFAGTYRDLVPLIFQGLPLEKAFLWYKGHMKGNEYPEDLNAYIPQVIVGGHITHAMGVALGMKKRNKKNIVLSLNGDGATSQGDFYEGINFAGVYNVPYVIVIQNNRYGISVPLEEQTKAETLAQKAVAAGIPGIQVDGMDPLAMYAAVSAARDHAIAGKGPVVIEALTYRFGPHTMSDDPTRYRKEKELTEWEEKDPLIRMRNYLTEKGLWSKEQEEEVIETCKQEIKEAVTAIGKVEKQKVSDFLKNMYEVSPQNVQEQISVYEEKEMSQND from the coding sequence ATGTCTAAAAAGAACACAAAAAATTTTAACTTAGACCACATTGTAGAGAACTATAAAAAAGATTTTCCTTTTTATCAAGTTTTAGATAAATCCGGAAAAGTCAGCAATCCAGAATTAGAACCTAATTTATCAGATGAAGAGTTAATTGAATTAATGCGTCGGATTGTTTGGGCTAGAGCCTATGACCAAAGAGTTACCTTATTAAATCGACAAGGGGCACTTGGAAATTACGCTCCAGGTGGAGGACAAGAAGCAAGTCAGGTAGCTACTCAATATGCTTTACGAGATGGAGACTTTTTTGCTGGTACTTATCGTGATTTAGTACCGTTGATTTTTCAAGGATTGCCATTAGAAAAAGCCTTTTTGTGGTACAAGGGTCACATGAAAGGGAATGAATATCCTGAGGATTTAAATGCATATATTCCACAAGTTATTGTCGGTGGACATATTACTCATGCAATGGGTGTAGCATTGGGAATGAAAAAAAGAAATAAAAAGAATATAGTTCTTTCATTAAATGGAGATGGTGCAACTTCTCAAGGTGATTTTTATGAAGGAATAAATTTTGCAGGTGTCTATAACGTTCCTTATGTGATTGTTATTCAAAATAACCGGTACGGAATATCTGTTCCGCTTGAAGAACAGACAAAAGCAGAAACTTTGGCACAAAAAGCAGTAGCTGCTGGGATTCCAGGAATTCAAGTAGACGGAATGGATCCATTAGCTATGTATGCAGCTGTTTCAGCAGCACGAGATCATGCAATAGCAGGTAAAGGTCCTGTTGTCATTGAAGCGCTAACGTATAGATTCGGTCCGCATACGATGTCAGATGATCCTACACGCTATCGTAAAGAAAAAGAACTAACAGAATGGGAAGAAAAAGATCCTTTGATCCGTATGAGAAATTATTTAACAGAAAAAGGATTATGGAGCAAAGAGCAAGAAGAAGAAGTAATTGAAACATGTAAACAAGAAATCAAAGAAGCAGTAACAGCAATTGGTAAAGTTGAAAAACAAAAAGTTTCTGATTTCTTAAAAAACATGTACGAAGTTTCACCTCAAAATGTTCAAGAACAAATCTCAGTGTATGAAGAAAAGGAGATGTCACAAAATGACTGA
- a CDS encoding alpha-ketoacid dehydrogenase subunit beta: protein MTEKTIVQAINDALDYKLKNDENTLIYGEDVGPNGGVFRVTDGLQAKHGKERVFDTPLAESGILGMSIGLATEGFRPIPEIQFSGFILEAMDPIIAQFSRMRYRSANTRSMPITVRAPYGGGVHTPELHSDNLEGILSQVPGMRIVIPSNPYDAKGLLISSIESNDPVIFLEHLKLYRSIKQDIPDEDYRVPLDKAAITREGSDVTVVTYGLMVSEALKAAQILEKEDISVEVVDLRTVSPVDMETIIESVKKTGRVVVAQEAQRQAGIAGQLMSEIGERAFMYLEAPVCRVTAPDTVFPFGAAEAEWIPNAKDIEKKIKEIVEF, encoded by the coding sequence ATGACTGAAAAAACAATTGTTCAAGCCATTAATGATGCCTTAGATTACAAACTAAAAAATGATGAAAATACGTTAATTTATGGTGAAGATGTTGGGCCGAATGGAGGAGTTTTTAGAGTAACAGACGGCTTGCAGGCAAAACATGGAAAAGAACGTGTATTTGACACTCCGTTAGCTGAATCAGGTATTTTGGGAATGTCTATCGGCCTTGCCACTGAAGGCTTTAGACCCATCCCTGAAATTCAATTCTCAGGATTTATTTTAGAGGCAATGGATCCGATCATTGCTCAGTTTTCACGGATGCGTTACCGTTCTGCTAACACGAGAAGTATGCCGATTACAGTGAGAGCTCCTTATGGCGGCGGTGTTCATACACCTGAACTCCATTCAGACAATCTAGAAGGTATTTTATCTCAAGTTCCTGGGATGCGAATTGTCATTCCGAGTAATCCATATGATGCAAAAGGGTTATTGATTTCTTCTATTGAAAGCAATGATCCAGTGATTTTCCTTGAACATTTAAAACTATACCGTTCTATTAAACAAGATATCCCGGATGAAGACTATCGTGTGCCATTAGATAAAGCTGCTATTACTCGAGAAGGGTCAGACGTAACTGTAGTAACTTATGGCTTAATGGTTAGTGAAGCCTTGAAAGCAGCACAAATACTCGAAAAAGAAGATATTTCTGTTGAAGTAGTTGATTTAAGAACTGTTTCTCCTGTTGATATGGAAACTATCATTGAATCAGTCAAGAAAACAGGCCGAGTTGTAGTAGCTCAAGAAGCTCAAAGACAAGCAGGAATTGCAGGACAATTGATGTCAGAAATTGGAGAACGTGCATTCATGTACTTAGAAGCACCTGTTTGTCGAGTAACAGCACCTGATACCGTTTTTCCGTTTGGGGCAGCAGAAGCAGAGTGGATTCCAAATGCTAAAGATATTGAAAAGAAAATAAAAGAAATAGTAGAATTCTAA